The Accipiter gentilis chromosome 7, bAccGen1.1, whole genome shotgun sequence genome includes a region encoding these proteins:
- the PEAR1 gene encoding platelet endothelial aggregation receptor 1 isoform X2 has product MLLLSRRKPPSPLPLTAREQQPLRRGSRLPTPTPPDPAGHPRSRPAPMGASPGWGPLGRSRGWVQSSPLSSVPRSPSAPAQSPALTSRGVGRASPTAEGSLVPTETSGDGDAIQHQDPAKGARWDALTDPHPTQRLISASKLPESGSGPPSTSDGCAVPSRPAEATGQASPAWGAIGPQPCLSPRPPARMVLRAVVLAMHACLLVALRPSDPNVCSYWERIMYRTEYRQAVRTDYRRRYQCCLGYYESRDTCVPRCTQECVHGRCVAPDLCQCEPGWRGSNCSSECDEQSWGPGCGHRCNCHHGAPCDPLSGVCSCPPGFADPLCHQPCPPGTYGQGCRLSCPCHHRAPCNASTGACLCPPGLAGPLCEVHCPEGTLCSNPCPCQNGGICHPASTGTCVCPHGWMGEICSVPCPPGRFGPGCQGECRCHNGGHCDPQGGQCQCAPGFTGEQCRERCPVGRYGQDCQETCDCANGGQCFHVDGGCLCEAGFQGSRCEERLCLPGLYGLHCQSRCLCHPQHSQSCHPLLGECVCHPGWAGLFCNESCPAGSFGAGCLQTCLCLHGGTCDGTTGRCHCPPGYTDEHCSSLCPPDTFGTNCSGRCSCQHALACSPLDGSCLCKEGWHGPDCSMPCPAGTWGPRCNRSCECGHGAACDPQSGTCSCPPGWHGPRCLQPCPNGTFGASCGQRCDCTHADGCDPVTGECRCLPGWTGPQCKQGCLHGFWGRGCLMTCSCHNGATCSPQDGSCTCAPGYRGPTCQRSCPPGRYGKRCSLSCSCANGSSCHPTNGSCLCAPGWHGPRCSQPCPLGTFGLQCNQLCHCPPNITCHPTSGMCSCAPGRIGSRCEAGTPEQPYTIVPAPPTGYSSLGVVLSLVALVALLVAVVAVALCYRHRQKGKESRHLAVAYTAGQMDTSDYVVPDVPPSHHAHYYSNPSYHTLSQCTLPAPGPGVQDRASSLKVPSTQLFPSVERPYGPEGNATLPPDWKHLGAPALGPRGGQLDRSYSYSCSLGKYNSKDHSPDGLGTSTSSLASENPYATIKELPPATAKAPEGSYMEMKSPVRREMSYAEIGLLEEPSQEESCPGGAEGVTPADPSSHYDSPKNSHIPSHYDVPPARHYPPSPLLRRKDR; this is encoded by the exons ATGCTGCTGTTAAGCCGAAGGAAACCCCCGTCCCCGCTGCCCCTGACAGCACGAGAGCAGCAGCCGCTCCGCCGGGGGTCCCGtctgcccacccccaccccccccgacccTGCGGGACACCCCAGATCAAggcctgcacccatgggtgccagccCTGGGTGGGGACCTCTGGGGAGAAGCCGGGGGTGGGTACAGAGCTCCCCACTCTCGTCAGTGCCACGGTCTCCATCCGCTCCTGCGCAGAGTCCTGCTCTcaccagccgtggggtgggcagAGCTAGCCCCACTGCCGAGGGTTCACTGGTCCCCACAGAGACCTCAGGAGACGGGGACGCCATCCAGCACCAGGACCCGGCCAAGGGGGCGCGCTGGGATGCCCTCAcagacccccaccccacccagcgCC TCATCTCCGCGTCCAAACTTCCTGAGAGTGGCTCTGGCCCTCCCTCCACTTCCGACGGCTGCGCTGTGCCGTCCCGGCCGGCTGAGGCAACGGGCCAGGCCAGCCCCGCGTGGGGGGCCATCGGACCCCAACCCTGCCTGTCACCACGGCCCCCGGCCAG GATGGTGCTGCGGGCCGTGGTGCTGGCGATGCACGCCTGTCTCCTGGTGGCCCTCCGCCCCAGTGACCCCAATGTCTGCAGCTACTGGGAGAG GATAATGTACCGCACCGAGTACCGGCAGGCAGTCCGGACCGATTACCGGAGACGCTACCAGTGCTGCCTGGGCTACTACGAGAGCCGGGACACCTGCGTCC CACGCTGCACCCAGGAGTGTGTCCATGGCCGGTGTGTGGCTCCCGACCTCTGCCAGTGCGAGCCGGGCTGGCGGGGCAGCAACTGCTCCAGCG AGTGTGATGAGCAGTCATGGGGGCCGGGCTGTGGACACCGCTGCAACTGCCACCATGGGGCCCCCTGCGACCCTCTGAGCGGGGTCTGCTCCTGCCCCCCCGGCTTTGCCGACCCACTGTGCCACCAGCCGTGCCCACCCGGCACCTACGGCCAGGGCTGCCGCCTGTCCTGCCCCTGCCACCACCGGGCGCCCTGCAATGCCTCCACCGGCGCCTGCCTCTGCCCCCCGGGGCTGGCCGGCCCCCT ctgcgAGGTGCACTGCCCCGAGGGGACGCTCTGCAGCAACCCCTGCCCTTGCCAGAATGGGGGGATCTGCCACCCCGCCAGCACTGGCACTTGTGTCTGCCCCCACGGATGGATG GGGGAGATCTGCTCTGTGCCGTGCCCCCCTGGGCGCTTCGGTCCTGGCTGTCAGGGCGAGTGTCGTTGCCACAACGGGGGTCACTGTGACCCCCAGGGGGGACAGTGCCAATGTGCCCCTGGCTTCACCGGAGAGCA gtgCCGGGAGAGGTGCCCGGTGGGGCGGTATGGGCAGGATTGCCAGGAGACCTGCGACTGTGCCAATGGGGGCCAGTGCTTCCACGTGGACGGGGGCTGCCTGTGCGAAGCCGGCTTCCAGGGCAGCCGCTGCGAGGAGCGGCTGTGCCTACCTGGCCTCTATGGCCTCCACTGCCAGAGCCGCTGCCTCTGCcacccccagcacagccagag CTGCCACCCATTGCTTGGGGAGTGCGTCTGCCACCCTGGCTGGGCCGGGCTCTTCTGCAACGAAAGTTGCCCCGCCGGTTCCTTCGGGGCCGGCTGCCTGCAGACCTGCCTCTGCCTCCATGGGGGGACCTGTGACGGGACCACCGGCCGCTGCCACTGCCCCCCCGGCTACACG gatGAGCACTGCTCCTCCTTGTGCCCCCCTGACACCTTTGGGACGAACTGCTCGGGGCGCTGCTCCTGCCAGCATGCCCTCGCCTGCTCCCCCCTCGACGGCTCCTGCCTCTGCAAGGAAG GCTGGCACGGACCTGACTGCTCCATGCCATGTCCCGCCGGCACTTGGGGTCCCAGATGCAACCGGAGCTGTGAGTGTGGCCACGGGGCTGCCTGTGACCCCCAAAGCGGGACCTGCAGCTGCCCCCCAGGCTGGCACGGCCctcgctgcctgcagccctgcccg AATGGGACATTCGGGGCGAGCTGCGGGCAACGGTGTGATTGCACCCATGCCGACGGCTGCGATCCAGTGACCGGAGAGTGCCGCTGCCTGCCCGGCTGGACAG GGCCGCAGTGCAAGCAGGGTTGTCTGCACGGCTTCTGGGGCCGAGGCTGCCTCATGACCTGCTCCTGCCACAACGGGGCCACCTGCTCACCCCAGGATGGATCCTGCACCTGCGCTCCAGGGTACCGTGGCCCAACCTGCCAGCGCT CTTGCCCACCCGGCCGCTACGGCAAGCGCTGCTCCCTGAGCTGCTCCTGCGCCAATGGTTCTTCCTGCCACCCCACCAACGGGTCCTGCCTCTGCGCCCCGGGCTGGCATGGCCCCCGCTGCTCCCAAC cctGCCCTCTCGGGACCTTCGGGCTCCAGTGCaaccagctctgccactgccccCCCAACATTACCTGCCACCCCACCAGCGGGATGTGCTCCTGCGCCCCGGGCAGGATCGGGTCCCGCTGCGAGGCTG GGACCCCCGAGCAGCCCTACACCATCGTGCCAGCCCCCCCGACAGGCTACAGCTCCTTGGGGGTGGTGCTCAGCCTGGTAGCCCTGGTGGCATTACTGGTGGCTGTGGTAGCTGTGGCCCTCTGTTACCGTCACCGGCAGAAGGGGAAAGAGAGCCGGCACCTGGCCGTGGCCTACACGGCAGGACAGATGGACACCTCTGACTACGTGGTGCCAG ATGTTCCACCGAGCCACCATGCGCACTACTACTCCAACCCCAGCTACCACACACTGTCCCAGTGCACGCTGCCAGCCCCTGGCCCCGGCGTCCAGGACAGGGCCAGCTCCCTCAAG GTGCCCAGCACCCAGCTCTTCCCCAGCGTGGAGAGACCCTACGGCCCCGAAGGCAATGCCACACTGCCCCCAGACTGGAAGCACCTCGGCGCACCGGCCCTGGGCCCCAGGG GGGGGCAGCTGGACCGGAGCTACAGCtacagctgcagcctggggaagtaCAACAGCAAAG aCCACTCCCCAGACGGCCTGGGGACCAGCACCAGCTCCCTGGCCAGCGAGAACCCCTACGCCACCATCAAGGAGCTGCCCCCTGCCACCGCCAAGGCCCCCGAGGGCAGCTACATGGAGATGAAATCCCCTGTCCGACGGGAGATGTCCTATGCCGAGATCGGGCTCCTTGAGGAGCCGTCCCAGGAGG AGAGTTGCCCCGGGGGGGCTGAAGGTGTGACCCCTGCAGACCCCTCCAGCCATTACGACTCCCCCAAGAACAGCCACATCCCCAGCCACTATGACGTGCCGCCCGCCCGCCATTACCCGCCATCCCCCCTGCTGCGCAGGAAGGACCGCTGA
- the PEAR1 gene encoding platelet endothelial aggregation receptor 1 isoform X6, with protein MLLLSRRKPPSPLPLTAREQQPLRRGSRLPTPTPPDPAGHPRSRPAPMGASPGWGPLGRSRGWVQSSPLSSVPRSPSAPAQSPALTSRGVGRASPTAEGSLVPTETSGDGDAIQHQDPAKGARWDALTDPHPTQRLISASKLPESGSGPPSTSDGCAVPSRPAEATGQASPAWGAIGPQPCLSPRPPARMVLRAVVLAMHACLLVALRPSDPNVCSYWESFTAAVKESYTKPHVVSSTEPCPRVLGSPLPCLQQRIMYRTEYRQAVRTDYRRRYQCCLGYYESRDTCVPRCTQECVHGRCVAPDLCQCEPGWRGSNCSSECDEQSWGPGCGHRCNCHHGAPCDPLSGVCSCPPGFADPLCHQPCPPGTYGQGCRLSCPCHHRAPCNASTGACLCPPGLAGPLCEVHCPEGTLCSNPCPCQNGGICHPASTGTCVCPHGWMVPGEVPGGAVWAGLPGDLRLCQWGPVLPRGRGLPVRSRLPGQPLRGAAVPTWPLWPPLPEPLPLPPPAQPEDEHCSSLCPPDTFGTNCSGRCSCQHALACSPLDGSCLCKEGWHGPDCSMPCPAGTWGPRCNRSCECGHGAACDPQSGTCSCPPGWHGPRCLQPCPNGTFGASCGQRCDCTHADGCDPVTGECRCLPGWTGPQCKQGCLHGFWGRGCLMTCSCHNGATCSPQDGSCTCAPGYRGPTCQRSCPPGRYGKRCSLSCSCANGSSCHPTNGSCLCAPGWHGPRCSQPCPLGTFGLQCNQLCHCPPNITCHPTSGMCSCAPGRIGSRCEAGTPEQPYTIVPAPPTGYSSLGVVLSLVALVALLVAVVAVALCYRHRQKGKESRHLAVAYTAGQMDTSDYVVPDVPPSHHAHYYSNPSYHTLSQCTLPAPGPGVQDRASSLKVPSTQLFPSVERPYGPEGNATLPPDWKHLGAPALGPRGGQLDRSYSYSCSLGKYNSKDHSPDGLGTSTSSLASENPYATIKELPPATAKAPEGSYMEMKSPVRREMSYAEIGLLEEPSQEESCPGGAEGVTPADPSSHYDSPKNSHIPSHYDVPPARHYPPSPLLRRKDR; from the exons ATGCTGCTGTTAAGCCGAAGGAAACCCCCGTCCCCGCTGCCCCTGACAGCACGAGAGCAGCAGCCGCTCCGCCGGGGGTCCCGtctgcccacccccaccccccccgacccTGCGGGACACCCCAGATCAAggcctgcacccatgggtgccagccCTGGGTGGGGACCTCTGGGGAGAAGCCGGGGGTGGGTACAGAGCTCCCCACTCTCGTCAGTGCCACGGTCTCCATCCGCTCCTGCGCAGAGTCCTGCTCTcaccagccgtggggtgggcagAGCTAGCCCCACTGCCGAGGGTTCACTGGTCCCCACAGAGACCTCAGGAGACGGGGACGCCATCCAGCACCAGGACCCGGCCAAGGGGGCGCGCTGGGATGCCCTCAcagacccccaccccacccagcgCC TCATCTCCGCGTCCAAACTTCCTGAGAGTGGCTCTGGCCCTCCCTCCACTTCCGACGGCTGCGCTGTGCCGTCCCGGCCGGCTGAGGCAACGGGCCAGGCCAGCCCCGCGTGGGGGGCCATCGGACCCCAACCCTGCCTGTCACCACGGCCCCCGGCCAG GATGGTGCTGCGGGCCGTGGTGCTGGCGATGCACGCCTGTCTCCTGGTGGCCCTCCGCCCCAGTGACCCCAATGTCTGCAGCTACTGGGAGAG CTTCACAGCAGCAGTGAAGGAGTCCTACACCAAACCCCACGTCGTGTCCTCCACCGAGCCCTGTCCCAGGGTGCTgggctcccccctgccctgcctgcagcagag GATAATGTACCGCACCGAGTACCGGCAGGCAGTCCGGACCGATTACCGGAGACGCTACCAGTGCTGCCTGGGCTACTACGAGAGCCGGGACACCTGCGTCC CACGCTGCACCCAGGAGTGTGTCCATGGCCGGTGTGTGGCTCCCGACCTCTGCCAGTGCGAGCCGGGCTGGCGGGGCAGCAACTGCTCCAGCG AGTGTGATGAGCAGTCATGGGGGCCGGGCTGTGGACACCGCTGCAACTGCCACCATGGGGCCCCCTGCGACCCTCTGAGCGGGGTCTGCTCCTGCCCCCCCGGCTTTGCCGACCCACTGTGCCACCAGCCGTGCCCACCCGGCACCTACGGCCAGGGCTGCCGCCTGTCCTGCCCCTGCCACCACCGGGCGCCCTGCAATGCCTCCACCGGCGCCTGCCTCTGCCCCCCGGGGCTGGCCGGCCCCCT ctgcgAGGTGCACTGCCCCGAGGGGACGCTCTGCAGCAACCCCTGCCCTTGCCAGAATGGGGGGATCTGCCACCCCGCCAGCACTGGCACTTGTGTCTGCCCCCACGGATGGATG gtgCCGGGAGAGGTGCCCGGTGGGGCGGTATGGGCAGGATTGCCAGGAGACCTGCGACTGTGCCAATGGGGGCCAGTGCTTCCACGTGGACGGGGGCTGCCTGTGCGAAGCCGGCTTCCAGGGCAGCCGCTGCGAGGAGCGGCTGTGCCTACCTGGCCTCTATGGCCTCCACTGCCAGAGCCGCTGCCTCTGCcacccccagcacagccagag gatGAGCACTGCTCCTCCTTGTGCCCCCCTGACACCTTTGGGACGAACTGCTCGGGGCGCTGCTCCTGCCAGCATGCCCTCGCCTGCTCCCCCCTCGACGGCTCCTGCCTCTGCAAGGAAG GCTGGCACGGACCTGACTGCTCCATGCCATGTCCCGCCGGCACTTGGGGTCCCAGATGCAACCGGAGCTGTGAGTGTGGCCACGGGGCTGCCTGTGACCCCCAAAGCGGGACCTGCAGCTGCCCCCCAGGCTGGCACGGCCctcgctgcctgcagccctgcccg AATGGGACATTCGGGGCGAGCTGCGGGCAACGGTGTGATTGCACCCATGCCGACGGCTGCGATCCAGTGACCGGAGAGTGCCGCTGCCTGCCCGGCTGGACAG GGCCGCAGTGCAAGCAGGGTTGTCTGCACGGCTTCTGGGGCCGAGGCTGCCTCATGACCTGCTCCTGCCACAACGGGGCCACCTGCTCACCCCAGGATGGATCCTGCACCTGCGCTCCAGGGTACCGTGGCCCAACCTGCCAGCGCT CTTGCCCACCCGGCCGCTACGGCAAGCGCTGCTCCCTGAGCTGCTCCTGCGCCAATGGTTCTTCCTGCCACCCCACCAACGGGTCCTGCCTCTGCGCCCCGGGCTGGCATGGCCCCCGCTGCTCCCAAC cctGCCCTCTCGGGACCTTCGGGCTCCAGTGCaaccagctctgccactgccccCCCAACATTACCTGCCACCCCACCAGCGGGATGTGCTCCTGCGCCCCGGGCAGGATCGGGTCCCGCTGCGAGGCTG GGACCCCCGAGCAGCCCTACACCATCGTGCCAGCCCCCCCGACAGGCTACAGCTCCTTGGGGGTGGTGCTCAGCCTGGTAGCCCTGGTGGCATTACTGGTGGCTGTGGTAGCTGTGGCCCTCTGTTACCGTCACCGGCAGAAGGGGAAAGAGAGCCGGCACCTGGCCGTGGCCTACACGGCAGGACAGATGGACACCTCTGACTACGTGGTGCCAG ATGTTCCACCGAGCCACCATGCGCACTACTACTCCAACCCCAGCTACCACACACTGTCCCAGTGCACGCTGCCAGCCCCTGGCCCCGGCGTCCAGGACAGGGCCAGCTCCCTCAAG GTGCCCAGCACCCAGCTCTTCCCCAGCGTGGAGAGACCCTACGGCCCCGAAGGCAATGCCACACTGCCCCCAGACTGGAAGCACCTCGGCGCACCGGCCCTGGGCCCCAGGG GGGGGCAGCTGGACCGGAGCTACAGCtacagctgcagcctggggaagtaCAACAGCAAAG aCCACTCCCCAGACGGCCTGGGGACCAGCACCAGCTCCCTGGCCAGCGAGAACCCCTACGCCACCATCAAGGAGCTGCCCCCTGCCACCGCCAAGGCCCCCGAGGGCAGCTACATGGAGATGAAATCCCCTGTCCGACGGGAGATGTCCTATGCCGAGATCGGGCTCCTTGAGGAGCCGTCCCAGGAGG AGAGTTGCCCCGGGGGGGCTGAAGGTGTGACCCCTGCAGACCCCTCCAGCCATTACGACTCCCCCAAGAACAGCCACATCCCCAGCCACTATGACGTGCCGCCCGCCCGCCATTACCCGCCATCCCCCCTGCTGCGCAGGAAGGACCGCTGA
- the PEAR1 gene encoding platelet endothelial aggregation receptor 1 isoform X3 has translation MLLLSRRKPPSPLPLTAREQQPLRRGSRLPTPTPPDPAGHPRSRPAPMGASPGWGPLGRSRGWVQSSPLSSVPRSPSAPAQSPALTSRGVGRASPTAEGSLVPTETSGDGDAIQHQDPAKGARWDALTDPHPTQRLISASKLPESGSGPPSTSDGCAVPSRPAEATGQASPAWGAIGPQPCLSPRPPARMVLRAVVLAMHACLLVALRPSDPNVCSYWESFTAAVKESYTKPHVVSSTEPCPRVLGSPLPCLQQRIMYRTEYRQAVRTDYRRRYQCCLGYYESRDTCVPRCTQECVHGRCVAPDLCQCEPGWRGSNCSSECDEQSWGPGCGHRCNCHHGAPCDPLSGVCSCPPGFADPLCHQPCPPGTYGQGCRLSCPCHHRAPCNASTGACLCPPGLAGPLCEVHCPEGTLCSNPCPCQNGGICHPASTGTCVCPHGWMGEICSVPCPPGRFGPGCQGECRCHNGGHCDPQGGQCQCAPGFTGEQCRERCPVGRYGQDCQETCDCANGGQCFHVDGGCLCEAGFQGSRCEERLCLPGLYGLHCQSRCLCHPQHSQSCHPLLGECVCHPGWAGLFCNESCPAGSFGAGCLQTCLCLHGGTCDGTTGRCHCPPGYTDEHCSSLCPPDTFGTNCSGRCSCQHALACSPLDGSCLCKEGWHGPDCSMPCPAGTWGPRCNRSCECGHGAACDPQSGTCSCPPGWHGPRCLQPCPNGTFGASCGQRCDCTHADGCDPVTGECRCLPGWTGPQCKQGCLHGFWGRGCLMTCSCHNGATCSPQDGSCTCAPGYRGPTCQRSCPPGRYGKRCSLSCSCANGSSCHPTNGSCLCAPGWHGPRCSQPCPLGTFGLQCNQLCHCPPNITCHPTSGMCSCAPGRIGSRCEAGTPEQPYTIVPAPPTGYSSLGVVLSLVALVALLVAVVAVALCYRHRQKGKESRHLAVAYTAGQMDTSDYVVPDVPPSHHAHYYSNPSYHTLSQCTLPAPGPGVQDRASSLKVPSTQLFPSVERPYGPEGNATLPPDWKHLGAPALGPRGGQLDRSYSYSCSLGKYNSKDHSPDGLGTSTSSLASENPYATIKELPPATAKAPEGSYMEMKSPVRREMSYAEIGLLEEPSQEASSCPCRELPRGG, from the exons ATGCTGCTGTTAAGCCGAAGGAAACCCCCGTCCCCGCTGCCCCTGACAGCACGAGAGCAGCAGCCGCTCCGCCGGGGGTCCCGtctgcccacccccaccccccccgacccTGCGGGACACCCCAGATCAAggcctgcacccatgggtgccagccCTGGGTGGGGACCTCTGGGGAGAAGCCGGGGGTGGGTACAGAGCTCCCCACTCTCGTCAGTGCCACGGTCTCCATCCGCTCCTGCGCAGAGTCCTGCTCTcaccagccgtggggtgggcagAGCTAGCCCCACTGCCGAGGGTTCACTGGTCCCCACAGAGACCTCAGGAGACGGGGACGCCATCCAGCACCAGGACCCGGCCAAGGGGGCGCGCTGGGATGCCCTCAcagacccccaccccacccagcgCC TCATCTCCGCGTCCAAACTTCCTGAGAGTGGCTCTGGCCCTCCCTCCACTTCCGACGGCTGCGCTGTGCCGTCCCGGCCGGCTGAGGCAACGGGCCAGGCCAGCCCCGCGTGGGGGGCCATCGGACCCCAACCCTGCCTGTCACCACGGCCCCCGGCCAG GATGGTGCTGCGGGCCGTGGTGCTGGCGATGCACGCCTGTCTCCTGGTGGCCCTCCGCCCCAGTGACCCCAATGTCTGCAGCTACTGGGAGAG CTTCACAGCAGCAGTGAAGGAGTCCTACACCAAACCCCACGTCGTGTCCTCCACCGAGCCCTGTCCCAGGGTGCTgggctcccccctgccctgcctgcagcagag GATAATGTACCGCACCGAGTACCGGCAGGCAGTCCGGACCGATTACCGGAGACGCTACCAGTGCTGCCTGGGCTACTACGAGAGCCGGGACACCTGCGTCC CACGCTGCACCCAGGAGTGTGTCCATGGCCGGTGTGTGGCTCCCGACCTCTGCCAGTGCGAGCCGGGCTGGCGGGGCAGCAACTGCTCCAGCG AGTGTGATGAGCAGTCATGGGGGCCGGGCTGTGGACACCGCTGCAACTGCCACCATGGGGCCCCCTGCGACCCTCTGAGCGGGGTCTGCTCCTGCCCCCCCGGCTTTGCCGACCCACTGTGCCACCAGCCGTGCCCACCCGGCACCTACGGCCAGGGCTGCCGCCTGTCCTGCCCCTGCCACCACCGGGCGCCCTGCAATGCCTCCACCGGCGCCTGCCTCTGCCCCCCGGGGCTGGCCGGCCCCCT ctgcgAGGTGCACTGCCCCGAGGGGACGCTCTGCAGCAACCCCTGCCCTTGCCAGAATGGGGGGATCTGCCACCCCGCCAGCACTGGCACTTGTGTCTGCCCCCACGGATGGATG GGGGAGATCTGCTCTGTGCCGTGCCCCCCTGGGCGCTTCGGTCCTGGCTGTCAGGGCGAGTGTCGTTGCCACAACGGGGGTCACTGTGACCCCCAGGGGGGACAGTGCCAATGTGCCCCTGGCTTCACCGGAGAGCA gtgCCGGGAGAGGTGCCCGGTGGGGCGGTATGGGCAGGATTGCCAGGAGACCTGCGACTGTGCCAATGGGGGCCAGTGCTTCCACGTGGACGGGGGCTGCCTGTGCGAAGCCGGCTTCCAGGGCAGCCGCTGCGAGGAGCGGCTGTGCCTACCTGGCCTCTATGGCCTCCACTGCCAGAGCCGCTGCCTCTGCcacccccagcacagccagag CTGCCACCCATTGCTTGGGGAGTGCGTCTGCCACCCTGGCTGGGCCGGGCTCTTCTGCAACGAAAGTTGCCCCGCCGGTTCCTTCGGGGCCGGCTGCCTGCAGACCTGCCTCTGCCTCCATGGGGGGACCTGTGACGGGACCACCGGCCGCTGCCACTGCCCCCCCGGCTACACG gatGAGCACTGCTCCTCCTTGTGCCCCCCTGACACCTTTGGGACGAACTGCTCGGGGCGCTGCTCCTGCCAGCATGCCCTCGCCTGCTCCCCCCTCGACGGCTCCTGCCTCTGCAAGGAAG GCTGGCACGGACCTGACTGCTCCATGCCATGTCCCGCCGGCACTTGGGGTCCCAGATGCAACCGGAGCTGTGAGTGTGGCCACGGGGCTGCCTGTGACCCCCAAAGCGGGACCTGCAGCTGCCCCCCAGGCTGGCACGGCCctcgctgcctgcagccctgcccg AATGGGACATTCGGGGCGAGCTGCGGGCAACGGTGTGATTGCACCCATGCCGACGGCTGCGATCCAGTGACCGGAGAGTGCCGCTGCCTGCCCGGCTGGACAG GGCCGCAGTGCAAGCAGGGTTGTCTGCACGGCTTCTGGGGCCGAGGCTGCCTCATGACCTGCTCCTGCCACAACGGGGCCACCTGCTCACCCCAGGATGGATCCTGCACCTGCGCTCCAGGGTACCGTGGCCCAACCTGCCAGCGCT CTTGCCCACCCGGCCGCTACGGCAAGCGCTGCTCCCTGAGCTGCTCCTGCGCCAATGGTTCTTCCTGCCACCCCACCAACGGGTCCTGCCTCTGCGCCCCGGGCTGGCATGGCCCCCGCTGCTCCCAAC cctGCCCTCTCGGGACCTTCGGGCTCCAGTGCaaccagctctgccactgccccCCCAACATTACCTGCCACCCCACCAGCGGGATGTGCTCCTGCGCCCCGGGCAGGATCGGGTCCCGCTGCGAGGCTG GGACCCCCGAGCAGCCCTACACCATCGTGCCAGCCCCCCCGACAGGCTACAGCTCCTTGGGGGTGGTGCTCAGCCTGGTAGCCCTGGTGGCATTACTGGTGGCTGTGGTAGCTGTGGCCCTCTGTTACCGTCACCGGCAGAAGGGGAAAGAGAGCCGGCACCTGGCCGTGGCCTACACGGCAGGACAGATGGACACCTCTGACTACGTGGTGCCAG ATGTTCCACCGAGCCACCATGCGCACTACTACTCCAACCCCAGCTACCACACACTGTCCCAGTGCACGCTGCCAGCCCCTGGCCCCGGCGTCCAGGACAGGGCCAGCTCCCTCAAG GTGCCCAGCACCCAGCTCTTCCCCAGCGTGGAGAGACCCTACGGCCCCGAAGGCAATGCCACACTGCCCCCAGACTGGAAGCACCTCGGCGCACCGGCCCTGGGCCCCAGGG GGGGGCAGCTGGACCGGAGCTACAGCtacagctgcagcctggggaagtaCAACAGCAAAG aCCACTCCCCAGACGGCCTGGGGACCAGCACCAGCTCCCTGGCCAGCGAGAACCCCTACGCCACCATCAAGGAGCTGCCCCCTGCCACCGCCAAGGCCCCCGAGGGCAGCTACATGGAGATGAAATCCCCTGTCCGACGGGAGATGTCCTATGCCGAGATCGGGCTCCTTGAGGAGCCGTCCCAGGAGG CCTCGTCTTGTCCCTGCAGAGAGTTGCCCCGGGGGGGCTGA